The Cervus canadensis isolate Bull #8, Minnesota chromosome X, ASM1932006v1, whole genome shotgun sequence genome contains a region encoding:
- the LOC122435084 gene encoding melanoma-associated antigen 10-like isoform X1 — MSSEGRDQVVPAEGSSRNQEAKAEDWHSCPEGREQSPGSTRSQGIPLVVEMSELSKPEEDHLQDPGEAQGPEEAQLLGAEAGEAASASASSPKVSSSATGESLSQEALKQMITRLMKFLLFKYRAKQLTSQAEMLKKVLRDNQEYFPVVFPQASQSLQLVCGVEVKEVDPREHTYVMVPILGLTCDEMLSSGRSMPKAGLLAVVLSLIMWGGDRAPEEKVWGALSKLGMSGGSVHCVFGEPRTLLTHVWVQQGYLEYRQVPYSHPARYEFLWGPRAYAETNKREVMAFLLKFKQMTLRAFPRQSAEAAREEDKEA; from the exons AT GTCCTCAGAGGGGAGGGACCAGGTCGTGCCAGCGGAAGG GAGCTCCAGGAACCAGGAGGCGAAAGCAGAGGACTGGCACTCGTGTCCTGAGGGCAGAGAGCAGAGTCCAGGCAGTACCAGGAGTCAAG GCATCCCGCTCGTGGTCGAGATGAGTGAGCTGAGCAAGCCCGAGGAAGACCACCTTCAGGACCCAGGCGAGGCCCAGGGCCCGGAGGAGGCGCAGCTCTTGGGGGCTGAGGCGGGGGAGGCTGCATCTGCCTCGGCCTCTTCCCCCAAAGTGTCCTCCTCAGCCACTGGGGAGTCCTTGTCCCAGGAAGCTCTGAAGCAGATGATAACTAGGCTGATGAAGTTCCTGCTCTTCAAGTATCGAGCCAAGCAGCTGACCTCCCAGGcggaaatgctgaagaaggtcCTCAGGGATAACCAGGAGTACTTTCCTGTGGTCTTCCCCCAAGCCTCGCAGAGCCTGCAGCTGGTCTGTGGCGTGGAGGTGAAGGAGGTGGACCCCAGGGAGCACACCTACGTCATGGTCCCCATCCTGGGCCTCACCTGTGATGAGATGCTGAGCAGTGGGCGGAGCATGCCCAAAGCTGGCCTCCTGGCAGTGGTCCTCAGCCTGATCATGTGGGGTGGAGACCGTGCCCCTGAGGAGAAGGTCTGGGGAGCACTCAGCAAATTGGGTATGTCAGGGGGGAGTGTGCACTGTGTCTTTGGGGAGCCCAGGACCCTTCTGACCCACGTGTGGGTGCAGCAGGGGTACCTGGAGTACCGGCAGGTGCCTTACAGCCACCCTGCTCGCTATGAGTTCCTGTGGGGTCCCCGGGCCTATGCGGAGACCAACAAGCGGGAAGTCATGGCGTTTCTGCTCAAGTTCAAACAAATGACTTTGAGGGCCTTCCCACGGCAGTCTGCAGAGGCTGCGAGGGAGGAGGATAAGGAGGCCTGA
- the LOC122435084 gene encoding melanoma-associated antigen 10-like isoform X2, whose amino-acid sequence MSELSKPEEDHLQDPGEAQGPEEAQLLGAEAGEAASASASSPKVSSSATGESLSQEALKQMITRLMKFLLFKYRAKQLTSQAEMLKKVLRDNQEYFPVVFPQASQSLQLVCGVEVKEVDPREHTYVMVPILGLTCDEMLSSGRSMPKAGLLAVVLSLIMWGGDRAPEEKVWGALSKLGMSGGSVHCVFGEPRTLLTHVWVQQGYLEYRQVPYSHPARYEFLWGPRAYAETNKREVMAFLLKFKQMTLRAFPRQSAEAAREEDKEA is encoded by the coding sequence ATGAGTGAGCTGAGCAAGCCCGAGGAAGACCACCTTCAGGACCCAGGCGAGGCCCAGGGCCCGGAGGAGGCGCAGCTCTTGGGGGCTGAGGCGGGGGAGGCTGCATCTGCCTCGGCCTCTTCCCCCAAAGTGTCCTCCTCAGCCACTGGGGAGTCCTTGTCCCAGGAAGCTCTGAAGCAGATGATAACTAGGCTGATGAAGTTCCTGCTCTTCAAGTATCGAGCCAAGCAGCTGACCTCCCAGGcggaaatgctgaagaaggtcCTCAGGGATAACCAGGAGTACTTTCCTGTGGTCTTCCCCCAAGCCTCGCAGAGCCTGCAGCTGGTCTGTGGCGTGGAGGTGAAGGAGGTGGACCCCAGGGAGCACACCTACGTCATGGTCCCCATCCTGGGCCTCACCTGTGATGAGATGCTGAGCAGTGGGCGGAGCATGCCCAAAGCTGGCCTCCTGGCAGTGGTCCTCAGCCTGATCATGTGGGGTGGAGACCGTGCCCCTGAGGAGAAGGTCTGGGGAGCACTCAGCAAATTGGGTATGTCAGGGGGGAGTGTGCACTGTGTCTTTGGGGAGCCCAGGACCCTTCTGACCCACGTGTGGGTGCAGCAGGGGTACCTGGAGTACCGGCAGGTGCCTTACAGCCACCCTGCTCGCTATGAGTTCCTGTGGGGTCCCCGGGCCTATGCGGAGACCAACAAGCGGGAAGTCATGGCGTTTCTGCTCAAGTTCAAACAAATGACTTTGAGGGCCTTCCCACGGCAGTCTGCAGAGGCTGCGAGGGAGGAGGATAAGGAGGCCTGA